In one Oncorhynchus nerka isolate Pitt River linkage group LG7, Oner_Uvic_2.0, whole genome shotgun sequence genomic region, the following are encoded:
- the LOC135572596 gene encoding hornerin-like isoform X1, with protein sequence MATPLNDPTGQRGSSGQRGRSSGQRDRSSGQRDRSSGQRDRSSGQRDRSSGQRDRSSGQRDRSSGQRDRSSGQRDRSSGQRDRGSGASGLRGSGASGLRGSGASGLRGSGSGAGQAGGSGSGAGQAGRSGRRLRQRRRTGGRLQQRRRTGGTTCREETERQPGAWGCHRNHQAGETFRRLGVRRSLKDWAVGEHWSSGAQPWHHFPRLDNYSSPDPPECRHRLNRAVGKHGRSSAYYTHLSLWLHSHICPARAERRQRTHCTLPAPRRHSTQSRRRITWTKTAYRRPDPLSRHHTPWLNAHTRMALNAHTRMALSGGCPIAHRAMGTHWRHRALNRITRCLTVMRCLS encoded by the coding sequence atggccacccctctcaatgaccccactggacagaggggcagctcgggacagaggggcaggagctcgggacagagggacaggagctcgggacagagggacaggagctcgggacagagggacaggagctcgggacagagggacaggagctcgggacagagggacaggagctcgggacagagggacaggagctcgggacagagggacaggagctcgggacagagggacaggagctcgggacagagggacaggggctctggcgcctctgggctgaggggctctggcgcctctgggctgaggggctctggggcctctgggctgaggggctccggcagcggcgccggacaggcgggaggctccggcagcggcgccggacaggcgggacgctccggcaggaggctccggcagcggcgccggacaggcgggaggctccagcagcggcgccggacaggcgggaccacctgcagggaggagacagagagacagcctggtgcgtggggctgccacaggaaccaccaggctggggagaccttcaggaggcttggtgttaggaggagcctgaaagactgggctgtgggggagcactggagctctggtgcgcaaccttggcaccacttccccaggctggacaactactctagcccggaccctccagagtgcaggcacaggttgaaccgggctgtgggtaagcacgggagatctagtgcttactacacgcacctctccctttggctccactcccacatttgcccggcacgagcggagcgcaggcagaggacgcactgcaccctcccagcgccccggagacacagcacgcagagccggcgcaggataacctggaccaaaactgcgtaccggcgaccagacccgctgagcaggcaccatacgccctggctcaatgcccacactcgcatggcactcaatgcccacactcgcatggcactctcggggggctgccctatagcgcaccgggctatgggcacacactggcgacaccgtgcgcttaaccgcataacacggtgcctgactgtaatgcgctgcttatcataa
- the LOC135572596 gene encoding tumor necrosis factor receptor superfamily member 5-like isoform X2, protein MAQFESFIWTIHFILLNVDPCSTYDPAIYKIGDRYCRMCLPGYHVHSHCTKSTFTSCVPCIDSTFLDEPSDKTTCNNCTTCDPGLGLMVKQPCTPSSDTVCGTLEGFYCLDPTKDGCRAAQRHSSCLPGQYISHAGTISTDTVCSDCTGDTYSNGSFTSCQPHTQCDTLKLQQIKPGTHWSDSECGPQISPIATLIFAVVVGVLAVIAAVTTAAIMKRRRKKHQRSFNS, encoded by the exons ATGGCACAGTTTGAAAGCTTCATATGGACT ATACATTTTATACTTCTAAACGTTGACCCCTGTTCCACATATGATCCAGCCATCTATAAAATAGGTGACCGATATTGCAGAATGTGTTTGCCTG GATATCATGTACATAGTCACTGTACTAAATCTACATTCACCTCCTGTGTGCCCTGTATTGACTCCACCTTCCTTGATGAGCCCAGTGATAAAACAACATGCAACAACTGTACCACATGTGATCCAG GTTTGGGTTTGATGGTAAAGCAGCCATGTACACCTTCATCAGACACTGTCTGTGGGACACTGGAGGGTTTCTACTGTCTAGACCCAACTAAGGATGGTTGTAGAGCAGCCCAGAGACACAGCAGCTGTCTGCCTGGTCAATACATCAGCCACGCAG GAACAATATCTACAGATACGGTGTGTTCTGACTGTACTGGTGACACCTATTCAAATGGATCATTTACATCctgccagccacacacaca ATGTGATACCTTGAAGCTTCAGCAAATTAAACCTGGAACTCATTGGTCCGACTCTGAGTGTGGACCACAAATCTCACCTATAGCTACATTAATATTTGCTGTGGTGGTGGGGGTACTCGCTGTGATAGCAGCCGTGACGACGGCAGCTATTatgaaaagaagaagaaaaaaacaccaAAGATCCTTTAACTCGTGA